One window of the Dreissena polymorpha isolate Duluth1 chromosome 5, UMN_Dpol_1.0, whole genome shotgun sequence genome contains the following:
- the LOC127881243 gene encoding uncharacterized protein LOC127881243, whose protein sequence is MEPKGHTMRTELSIEEETPETEIKPAYNANLIISVIETTQRGNELNDAHQRLLESLSEIADSRGTWVISFSTNDEALEFLEVKQRSFSSNETPIKYFEKTFEAGIRGLDHDDTNSVHSIKHSYLLVRGVESFDCKRRTLTI, encoded by the exons ATGGAACCCAAAGGTCATACAATGCGGACGGAATTATCAATTGAAGAGGAAACACCAGAG ACCGAAATAAAACCAGCATATAATGCCAACCTCATTATATCTGTTATCGAGACAACACAGAGAGGGAACGAACTTAATGACGCCCATCAACGTTTGCTAGAATCACTTTCTGAAATTGCAGATAGCAGAG GCACGTGGGTTATAAGCTTTAGTACTAACGACGAAGCCCTTGAGTTCCTGGAGGTGAAACAACGCAGTTTCAGTTCCAACGAGACAccaattaaatattttgaaaagacGTTTGAAGCTGGCATTCGTGGACTG GATCATGATGACACAAATAGTGTACACTCAATCAAACACTCTTATCTGCTAGTGAGAGGTGTCGAAAGCTTTGACTGCAAACGTAGAACCCTGACAATTTAG